In Acidobacteriota bacterium, the DNA window AGGCGGCAGCCGCGGAAGCCGAGCATCGGGTTGAACTCGTGCAGTTCGTGCACGCGTTGCTGCACCTTCTCCACCGGGATGCGCATCTTCTTCCCGAGGTCGCGCTGCTGGTCCTCGGTGTGCGGCAGGAACTCGTGGAGCGGCGGATCGAGGAAGCGGATCGTGGCCGGGTACCCCTTCAGCTCCTTGAAGATGCCGAAGAAGTCCTCGCGCTGGTACGGCAGCAGCTTGGCGAGCGCCGCCTCACGTGCCTCGAGCGACTCGGCGAGGATCATCTCGCGCATCGCGTCGATGCGGTCGCCCTCGAAGAACATGTGCTCGGTACGCGTGAGCCCGATGCCCACGGCGCCGAACGCGATGGCGTTGCGCACCTGCTCCGGCGTGTCGGCGTTGGTCCGCACGCTCATGCGCGTGGCGTCGGCGCACCACTTCATGAGCTGCGCGAAGTTCTTGTAGGTGCGGCCCTTCTTCGCGTCCTTGTCGTTGGCGAGCAGGCCGGCGATGACTTCCGACGCGCCCGTCTCGATGCGGCCGGCGTACACCTCACCGGCCGTGCCGTCGATCGAGAGCCAGTCGCCTTCCTTGTACGTCTGGCGGTCGACCGTCAGCGTCCGCTTGTCGTAGTCGATCTGCAGCGCGGCGGCGCCGCACACGCAGACCTTGCCCATCTGGCGCGCCACGAGTGCCGCGTGCGACGACACGCCGCCGCGGGCCGTGAGGATGCCCTCGGCCGCGATCATGCCGCGCAGATCTTCCGGCGACGTCTCGACGCGAACGAGCAGGACCTTCTTGCCCTTCGCCGCGGCCTCCACCGCGCGGTCGGCGTTGAAGTACACCTCGCCGGACGCCGCGCCGGGCCCCGCGGGCAGCCCCCTGGCGATGACCGACGCCTTCTTCACCGCCACGCGGTCGAAGATCGGCGCGAGCACCTGATCGAGCTGGTCTGCCGGCACGCGCGTGACGGCCGTCTTCCAGTCGATGAGGCCTTCCTTCACCATCTCCGTGGCGATGCGCACCGCGGCCACGCCCGTGCGCTTGCCGTTGCGCGTCTGGAGCATGTAGACGGTGCCTTCCTGGATCGTGAACTCGAAGTCCTGCATGTCCGTGAAGTGTCCTTCGAGCACCTTGCGGATCCGATCGAGCTCCTTGTAGGCCTTCGGCATCTCCCTGGCGAGCTGCGCGACGGGCTCCGGCGTGCGCACGCCGGCCACCACGTCTTCGCCCTGCGCGTTGATGAGGAACTCGCCGTAGAAGACCTTCTCGCCCGTCGCGGGGTCTCGCGTGAACGCCACACCCGAGCCCGAGCTGTCGCCCGTGTTGCCGAACACCATCGCCTGCACGTTCACCGCCGTGCCCCACTCGGCCGGGATGTTGTACTTGCGGCGGTACACGATCGCGCG includes these proteins:
- a CDS encoding pyruvate, phosphate dikinase translates to MAKKAARAASPKGKTARPANRKSTPARKAAPARKAASRKVAARKPASRAAVSARADKYVYSWGAGKADGNGSMKPLLGGKGANLAEMARIGLPVPPGFTITTDVCTYYYANKRTYPAALEGQLQQGIAKIEKIMGYKFGDAKKFPLLVAVRSGARDSMPGMMDTILNLGLNDETVVALEKATQNSRFAWDCYRRFIQMYGDVVLGVQKRQGEDHEPFESVLEHYKHKTYGNGELEDNKLTADDLRAIIVLFKKLVKERTGKAFPSDPWEQLRGAAGAVFGSWMNDRAIVYRRKYNIPAEWGTAVNVQAMVFGNTGDSSGSGVAFTRDPATGEKVFYGEFLINAQGEDVVAGVRTPEPVAQLAREMPKAYKELDRIRKVLEGHFTDMQDFEFTIQEGTVYMLQTRNGKRTGVAAVRIATEMVKEGLIDWKTAVTRVPADQLDQVLAPIFDRVAVKKASVIARGLPAGPGAASGEVYFNADRAVEAAAKGKKVLLVRVETSPEDLRGMIAAEGILTARGGVSSHAALVARQMGKVCVCGAAALQIDYDKRTLTVDRQTYKEGDWLSIDGTAGEVYAGRIETGASEVIAGLLANDKDAKKGRTYKNFAQLMKWCADATRMSVRTNADTPEQVRNAIAFGAVGIGLTRTEHMFFEGDRIDAMREMILAESLEAREAALAKLLPYQREDFFGIFKELKGYPATIRFLDPPLHEFLPHTEDQQRDLGKKMRIPVEKVQQRVHELHEFNPMLGFRGCRL